The following coding sequences lie in one Capsicum annuum cultivar UCD-10X-F1 chromosome 5, UCD10Xv1.1, whole genome shotgun sequence genomic window:
- the LOC107871260 gene encoding uncharacterized protein LOC107871260 isoform X1, with amino-acid sequence MDVEEDISVTKKSHPRNRRRPKDDYDCGIKPSTKARMINSVILANTKPSICLKRGIGSLHRDSPSLQSEHRRRLRRLLQKLMRQHKYAEASGVMSVLLKGTTKETAVFKTRTKFTAALELIEHIKGDTLGSRRVQNIYELWMKKLGPLKFWPVKDRFAVQLEFILSCLKRGNSEDAHQGALCLMQERGFESEPVSNLVVGLVFYQLWYSTIPKELHLQELDRFDSAVQSETFEERIVMSILNSDGHDAVEGQAANSPFRCDSNTSVRNDKEILGVDVSQQREVLMANDDNVSGETQNDNFQPQDFYMNSDESSDHEGSSMDQSGDVPYHSIFYNRGLPLWLLPLQLPLSNENLEDNLNMIRTCRNDHYKNAIKCLRHALYSSPPRLEAFHPLIQMLLLGDQVKEALDEVENFSPYSDTSFQLRLKATILEHFDSGNYVELSAILEENLEKDPTCSHSLERLISLHRSGEYSTEKLVEMIALHLDAAYAKYDTWKELACCFLRLSQCEEDCMSVCSNDEDGEKQKFSNRISHIPRIFSDYESNKSWRFRCKWWLTRHFSQNTLTSDIASGDRELLTYKAAIACYLYGQEFMYVVKAKECLEGEPINKNLYSILHTHANSCTGFYFNGKK; translated from the exons ATGGATGTGGAAGAAGATATCTCTGTGACCAAAAAATCCCATCCCAGGAATCGTAGAAGGCCCAAAGATGATTATGATTGTGGAATTAAACCATCCACTAAAGCTAGAATGATAAACTCAGTCATATTAGCTAATACAAAACCAAGTATTTGTCTAAAACGAGGAATTGGGAGTTTACACCGAGATTCTCCAAGTTTGCAGTCTGAACATCGGAGAAGACTCAGGCGTTTGCTACAAAAATTGATGCGGCAACACAAATATGCTGAAGCTAGTGGTGTAATGAGTGTACTTCTTAAAGGAACTACCAAAGAAACAGCTGTATTCAAAACTCGAACCAAGTTTACG GCTGCTTTGGAGCTCATTGAGCATATAAAAGGTGACACTCTCGGTTCAAGAAGGGTACAAAATATTTATGAACTTTGGATGAAGAAGCTTGGACCTTTGAAATTCTGGCCCGTGAAG GATCGTTTTGCCGTTCAGTTGGAATTCATCCTTTCGTGTCTCAAACGTGGGAATTCAGAGGATGCACATCAGGGTGCCTTATG TCTCATGCAGGAACGTGGTTTTGAGAGTGAGCCAGTCTCTAATTTAGTTGTGGGCTTGGTCTTTTATCAGTTATGGTATTCTACTATCCCAAAGGAGTTACATTTGCAAGAGTTGGACAGATTTGATAGCGCAGTACAGTCAGAGACCTTTGAGGAAAGAATAGTCATGTCCATTTTGAATTCAGATGGGCATGATGCTGTTGAAGGCCAAGCGGCCAATTCTCCATTCCGTTGTGATTCAAACACCTCTGTTAGGAATGATAAAGAGATCTTGGGAGTTGATGTCAGTCAACAGAGAGAAGTCCTCATGGCCAATGATGATAATGTGTCGGGAGAAACACAAAATGACAATTTTCAGCCACAAGACTTTTACATGAATTCTGATGAAAGCAGTGATCATGAAGGTTCTTCTATGGATCAAAGTGGTGATGTGCCCTATCATTCCATATTTTACAATCGCG GTCTTCCATTGTGGTTATTGCCTTTACAATTGCCTTTGTCAAATGAAAATTTAGAGGATAACCTCAATATGATTCGGACCTGTCGTAATGACCACTATAAGAATGCAATAAAGTGTTTACGGCATGCTCTGTATTCTAGTCCACCCAGACTCGAGGCTTTTCATCCTTTGATACAG ATGCTGCTGCTCGGGGATCAAGTGAAGGAGGCTCTTGATGAGGTGGAAAATTTCTCTCCATACTCCGACACATCATTTCAGTTGAG GTTGAAAGCTACTATCTTGGAGCATTTTGACAGTGGTAACTATGTCGAGCTTTCAGCAATCCTTGAGGAAAATTTGGAAAAGGATCCTACATGTAGCCACTCATTGGAGAGACTCATCAGCTTGCATCGAAGTG GAGAGTATAGCACTGAAAAGCTGGTGGAAATGATAGCTTTGCATTTGGATGCTGCTTATGCAAAATATGACACATGGAAGGAGTTGGCCTGTTGCTTCCTGAGGCTTTCTCAATGTGAAGAAGATTGCATGTCTGTGTGCTCCAACGATGAAGATGGTGAGAAGCAAAAATTCTCGAACCGGATTAGTCATATTCCAAGAATATTTAGTGATTATGAGTCTAACAAGTCATGGAGGTTCCGATGCAAATGGTGGCTGACACGTCACTTCAGTCAGAATACACTCACTTCAGATATTGCTTCAG GTGATCGGGAACTGCTGACTTACAAGGCAGCCATTGCATGTTACCTTTATGGGCAAGAATTTATGTATGTTGTGAAGGCTAAGGAGTGTTTGGAAGGGGAGCCAATTAACAAGAATTTGTATTCCATATTGCACACTCATGCTAACAGTTGTACCGGATTTTATTTCAACGGAAAGAAATAA
- the LOC107871260 gene encoding uncharacterized protein LOC107871260 isoform X2, whose amino-acid sequence MRQHKYAEASGVMSVLLKGTTKETAVFKTRTKFTAALELIEHIKGDTLGSRRVQNIYELWMKKLGPLKFWPVKDRFAVQLEFILSCLKRGNSEDAHQGALCLMQERGFESEPVSNLVVGLVFYQLWYSTIPKELHLQELDRFDSAVQSETFEERIVMSILNSDGHDAVEGQAANSPFRCDSNTSVRNDKEILGVDVSQQREVLMANDDNVSGETQNDNFQPQDFYMNSDESSDHEGSSMDQSGDVPYHSIFYNRGLPLWLLPLQLPLSNENLEDNLNMIRTCRNDHYKNAIKCLRHALYSSPPRLEAFHPLIQMLLLGDQVKEALDEVENFSPYSDTSFQLRLKATILEHFDSGNYVELSAILEENLEKDPTCSHSLERLISLHRSGEYSTEKLVEMIALHLDAAYAKYDTWKELACCFLRLSQCEEDCMSVCSNDEDGEKQKFSNRISHIPRIFSDYESNKSWRFRCKWWLTRHFSQNTLTSDIASGDRELLTYKAAIACYLYGQEFMYVVKAKECLEGEPINKNLYSILHTHANSCTGFYFNGKK is encoded by the exons ATGCGGCAACACAAATATGCTGAAGCTAGTGGTGTAATGAGTGTACTTCTTAAAGGAACTACCAAAGAAACAGCTGTATTCAAAACTCGAACCAAGTTTACG GCTGCTTTGGAGCTCATTGAGCATATAAAAGGTGACACTCTCGGTTCAAGAAGGGTACAAAATATTTATGAACTTTGGATGAAGAAGCTTGGACCTTTGAAATTCTGGCCCGTGAAG GATCGTTTTGCCGTTCAGTTGGAATTCATCCTTTCGTGTCTCAAACGTGGGAATTCAGAGGATGCACATCAGGGTGCCTTATG TCTCATGCAGGAACGTGGTTTTGAGAGTGAGCCAGTCTCTAATTTAGTTGTGGGCTTGGTCTTTTATCAGTTATGGTATTCTACTATCCCAAAGGAGTTACATTTGCAAGAGTTGGACAGATTTGATAGCGCAGTACAGTCAGAGACCTTTGAGGAAAGAATAGTCATGTCCATTTTGAATTCAGATGGGCATGATGCTGTTGAAGGCCAAGCGGCCAATTCTCCATTCCGTTGTGATTCAAACACCTCTGTTAGGAATGATAAAGAGATCTTGGGAGTTGATGTCAGTCAACAGAGAGAAGTCCTCATGGCCAATGATGATAATGTGTCGGGAGAAACACAAAATGACAATTTTCAGCCACAAGACTTTTACATGAATTCTGATGAAAGCAGTGATCATGAAGGTTCTTCTATGGATCAAAGTGGTGATGTGCCCTATCATTCCATATTTTACAATCGCG GTCTTCCATTGTGGTTATTGCCTTTACAATTGCCTTTGTCAAATGAAAATTTAGAGGATAACCTCAATATGATTCGGACCTGTCGTAATGACCACTATAAGAATGCAATAAAGTGTTTACGGCATGCTCTGTATTCTAGTCCACCCAGACTCGAGGCTTTTCATCCTTTGATACAG ATGCTGCTGCTCGGGGATCAAGTGAAGGAGGCTCTTGATGAGGTGGAAAATTTCTCTCCATACTCCGACACATCATTTCAGTTGAG GTTGAAAGCTACTATCTTGGAGCATTTTGACAGTGGTAACTATGTCGAGCTTTCAGCAATCCTTGAGGAAAATTTGGAAAAGGATCCTACATGTAGCCACTCATTGGAGAGACTCATCAGCTTGCATCGAAGTG GAGAGTATAGCACTGAAAAGCTGGTGGAAATGATAGCTTTGCATTTGGATGCTGCTTATGCAAAATATGACACATGGAAGGAGTTGGCCTGTTGCTTCCTGAGGCTTTCTCAATGTGAAGAAGATTGCATGTCTGTGTGCTCCAACGATGAAGATGGTGAGAAGCAAAAATTCTCGAACCGGATTAGTCATATTCCAAGAATATTTAGTGATTATGAGTCTAACAAGTCATGGAGGTTCCGATGCAAATGGTGGCTGACACGTCACTTCAGTCAGAATACACTCACTTCAGATATTGCTTCAG GTGATCGGGAACTGCTGACTTACAAGGCAGCCATTGCATGTTACCTTTATGGGCAAGAATTTATGTATGTTGTGAAGGCTAAGGAGTGTTTGGAAGGGGAGCCAATTAACAAGAATTTGTATTCCATATTGCACACTCATGCTAACAGTTGTACCGGATTTTATTTCAACGGAAAGAAATAA